The Panicum virgatum strain AP13 chromosome 3N, P.virgatum_v5, whole genome shotgun sequence genome includes the window CGGCCAGCGGCGGGCTCGGGCCCGGGAAGGGCTTCTTCCGGGCGTGCCGCGCGCTGCGCAGGCAGGGCCGGCTGCACGGCGTCTTCGTCTGGGCCGCCGACAACTCCGCCGCCGACGGGTTCCGCTACGAGCGCGTCGCGCAGAggttcctcgccggcgccgccacggggTTCACCTGAACTGAGCGATCGAGTTGCCCATCGATTCCGTACGCGTGTATGTTCGTGTACGTGTGCCGTATTCGTTCGTAAATTCAGTCCCTCCCCGTTGTAATTCTTTTGTAATAACACAAAATTGGCTCAAATTGAAGTTTTTTTTGTTGGTTTCACGAAAAAAATGAACAAGTCCATTTTACACCCCCTAATTTTATCAAGAAGTCCAAAAAAAACTCCCTGAACTCAAAAACCGGGCAAACTACCCCTCGTCTCTTCAAAACCGGACAAACTACCCACTCAAGTGGTTTTTCTATGTGGTCCCCACAAGTCTCCGGCAAGTGCCGCTGCTACTCCAGCGCTACGCCGCCGTCACGagtcgacggcgccggcgacgccatgCGGGATGTCGTCGTTGTCTTCCGCGACGACGCCGCACCAGGGTGGCGGCGACGGTTACAAGCTGGCAGTTTGTTCCAGCCGGTAATGGTGCAGCCCAGCCCAGCGCGGTTGTTGCAGCCCGTCACCGCGAGTTTACGACCACTACTGGCCCACGCACACAGCATTGAGGCCTGTTAAGGCAGGCGAGGGCCCATTCGATGAATGCCGAGCATCGGCCCAATATCAGCCACCGATTCGAGGGAAATGTCAACGCACCGTGTGGTGGGTGTGATCCCCGTGGTCGGTCAAGAACCGACAGGCCAGCTACGACCGACGCGTGGGTGAGTGAGAAACCGCGTCCGTGCCGACCAAGAAGCCTCACGAGAGGCCGTGCGGGCCCACGTGCCGCTGCCGTACCGTGCGCCGCGGCGCACGCATGCAGGGAGAGACACACGGACGGGACGGCGAACGCGCGCGACCGCTGCGGTGTCCGGCCGCGTGGGTGCACGCGCGCGCATCCGCCAGGTCGTCAACCCGGGGCGTGCATGGGCCGCGGCCGGGGGTCCAGTCCACCCGCATGCAGCATGTCCTCCACTCCTCCACTGACtgaccgcggcggccgccggccggaccAGGTCCAAGCAGCCATCGTCGGAACGGGTCGCTGGCCCCGGCTGGGACGGCCGGACGGGCTGTCCGGCTGTCCCCCCGCCCAACagctagccgccgcccctccaggCTCCAGCTGTGCACAGCTCGGCGTTGCGTTGCGTTGCATGGATCGAGCTCGCCTCGCTCTTGGATCATCATTCTGCACGCAGCTAGCTCCACCTCCAGGGAATCATTAATCTAATAATCTCCGTGACGTGCTGTCTCCCCCGGCGCGGCCCGTGTCAAACACGCACCGGCACACTagttagtactccctccgtttcaaatatataatttgtTTAACTTTTCTATCCTAAGTTTGAGCActcattttatttcaaaaaattatgtaaatatagttaaatttaAGTCATTCACGGAGAACTTCTGTTAGCAAAGCAAggcacaacaaaaagaactattttacacaaatttttaaataaaacaaGTGGTCAAAATTGAGAttacaaaaatcaaacaaattataatttCGAACCAAGAAAAGAGTGTAGTACTTTATTACTATTCCAAGGCCAGCCGATCGTCCCAACAGGCACACTAGTAATATAACACCCGACCGTTTTCTTATTTCTCCTATGTTTTGAAAGAAGAGGAACCCATCCATTTTCTATACATGTGCATTTGGAATTCAAATCACGGGTGGTTTAAAATTTGCTCCAAATAGTTATCCCTCCCTGCATTTGCAGACGTTTTAAGTCCCCAAATTGTACCTTTTGTACCGCGCGTGAGGGTTCGAATGTGCTCCAGCAATTCCTCGATACATCTTCCTTCCCCAATAACTATTGGGATGTCTCAATATTTTACCCCAACTTTCCTCAAATAAAGGAATGGATCATGCTTTCCAACATGTCTTGTATCAGGACAAGATTATTGGTAGACTGTAAAAGCAACTCTGCCAATAATCTTAAAACTACTATTGGGACATCTTCTAATACCAGTTATTGAGAAAAAATTGTTGACAAACTACTAGAGATGGTCTAACATCCACCTACCCTAAACATTCATGCTCAtggaacaaaaaaaaggaaaaagaaacggGCCATTTTTCTTTCCGTTTTCCAAAACCTAATGATGTCCATTATTATCCACAGCATttgacatgttttttttttcgagaATGTCACAGCATTTGACATGTAAAAAACagaatttgccttttttttcctttcactTTCAAGGATTGGACCGTTCTATGTTCAAACGTGTTTCCCCTTTCATTTTCTGGTGCGATTTCCTGCTGAGATCTTCCTGCACTTTCCGTTGAACGCATATATAACGCAGGCATGCAAAGAATATATATACTGATCTGCATTTTGACCAAGTATGAGGCCACGGCAGAGGGCCCCACGCCGGGCACGAAAAGTCAATGCCATgccagctcctcctcttccgccgTTCAGATTTCAGACAGCCTCCCTCCGGCTCCGCCACTATAAAATCAGCCGGCGGCCACccaccctccaccgccgcactgACCAAACCCAAGCCGCAGCCGAGCTTCCCTCCCTCCGACGCTCCCCCTCGCCGCAGCGCACGTCCGCCGCCGCGTAGTATATAGAAGAAACCGGCGGCCGGCAGGGCGACCGATGGACGCGCTGAGCCCGGAGCAGATCTCCGAGTTCCGGGAGGCGTTCGCGTTCTTCGACAAGGACGGCGACGGGTGCATCACGCTGGAGGAGCTGGCGACGGTGATGGGGTCGCTGCAGGGGCAGCGGCCCGGCGCGGAGGAGCTCCGCGCGATGAtccgcgacgccgacgccgacggcaACGGCACCATCGACTTCGCCGAGTTCCTCGGCCTCATGGCGCGCAAGACgacgggcgcgggggcggccggcggggacggcgcCGACGAGGAGCTCCGCGAGGCGTTCAAGGTGTTCGACAAGGACCAGAACGGCTACATCTCCGCCACCGAGGTCGgtcggtttggtttggtttggtctcTCCTCTTCGCGCGCGCTGCCACCGACGCGTGGGGTCGTCTCGTCTCCCTGGCTGACGTGCGGGTCCCCCTTGTCTTGCTTGCAGCTGCGGCACGTGATGATCAACCTCGGCGAGAAGCTGACGGACGAGGAGGTGGAGCAGATGATCCGGGAGGCCGacctcgacggcgacggccaggTCGACTACGACGAGTTCGTCAGGATGATGATGCTCTCCGACGGCCACCACCAATgaaccggccggccgccggccatgtAGCTAGCGGGCTGGCTAGCGATTCTTTTGCATCGATCGATCGATACCATGCACCCtccatttttctctttctccgGTAGATGGAGGATCTTCTCCCCGTAGCTCTGGTGCTTGTTCCTCCACGATTGTATTGTTCGTTATCTGTAACTGattaatcaaaatttattgATATGATCAATTCGTCAAAGGATGGCGATTGTTATGTGGTTAAGAACATACTCCATTTGTTTTAAATTATAAGTTATTCTAAGAATCTTGAAGAGTCAAAAAATTTTCAAGtctgaccaaatttatacaacaagataataacatttacaataTCTTgctagttatatttttatggtatacctatttgatgtcataaaattttatatttctctctataattttaatcaaattttgaaataatttgactctccaaaattcttgtaatgacttataatttgaaacggatgaAGTACTATCTACGTGCAGTTCATGATCTTGAACAACATTGCGAATTTGTGATGGCATTTAAATTTCCGTTCCGTTTACTAACAGGGTATATGAAGTAGTAGGTTTGCCAATGACAATCCATGCGTGCTCAGCAGGCATTGCAGTATTTTATTGGGGATTTCGTTCACCCACTGACTGACAGTCGACAGAAGGTGCCAGCTGGAAGAGGGCTTGTCCCCCGCCGCCCAAGCTTAATATATTTacgccgtgtttagtttccaaattcaaagttccaaaattttttcggacacctgcatggagatttaaatctaaacgaaataaaaaaaacatattttacagtttgcctgtaaatcgcgagacgaatctaatgaacataaTTAGGCCGTAATTGGACGcaaaattactacagtaatgctacagtaaacaccctctaatgacggattaattaggctcattagattcgtctcgcgatttacagacgagttctgtaattaattttgtaattagtctatgtttagtactttaaatgtaGAAATATactctttcaaaaattttacgggaggcaactaaacagggccttagggtgtgtttagatcactttgcattttgagTTTTTTGCGTTTTTGGAAGgaaatcttcaatatttgaagtattaaatgtagacaaatcacaaaactaattacagatcacgtctgtaaactacgagacgaatctaatgagcctaattaatccatcatcagagcaaattactgtagcattattgtagcaatttagtgtctaatcacgtcctaattagggtcattagattcgcctcgctATTTACAATTCATTTgtataatgcgatttatttttcgactacatttagtacactatgcaagcgatttacaaaaattttgcgttttgcGTTTACACCATTTAAACAAGGCCTTATTGGTTTCGGTGTGGTTGACAATGAGGACGTTTTGCCTGGTTTATGTCTTggtcctgtttagtttccaaaaaatttcctacagtaTCCAACACATTAAATTTTTGAacatatgcatgaagcattaagcatagttgaaaaaataactaattagcCGTTTAATtttaaatgacgagacgaatcttttaagcctagttagttatgattggatattaattgccaaataacaacaaaagtgtTACAGTACCaggagcaaccagaaggatgttctgactacttgaattACTCGAAtatgcccagccaagtactcgacgcctgcaggactcagctacgaagagctcgggggcttgtcagatccgggacagcgggactgtttatagacatagaatattctagagtaaggaatagctcatggatgtaccttacctcttttgtaactattcgaataggcatagaactagctacagtacaaagaaaactacccgattatgttgtagtaggattccaactgtactgggctaggactttccatgtaactctgtccccccgaatatataagagcgggcagggaccccctccaaacaatcatcaacacctaaggcaatacaaaccacacaggacgtagggtattacacaaactcgcggcccgaacctgtctaaatctttgtgttccttgtaccatcgagttctagagtagtcgatccctacctacaaactctactgccaagggtatccctgagcaggcttagcggtaaacaccgacagttggcgttCCAGGTAGGGAATTTGGCAAGTTaccaacgaattcgatggcTGGATCAAGCGACGTCAATGACATGCCGAAGGGCACAACCCTCGTTTTCGGTTCTTGGGCATACACGGCTGACGGAactcgcctaaatcgaaaaccTGCTCCCGACATCCGCGAGTCCGCGGATCTCGACGAGAAAAGAGTTctacccgaactcgactcgAACAACTCGGGAAATGTGACAACTAAAAACCGAACTCTTAGTTTgatcgagttcgacacaaatcctgattccgaaaagcctcatttttccaaaactcttggaaatacCGGGCTCATCTCAAGATgatcaaacgccctaagatcaaaaactcagaactactcactggagtagatcaagtttcacgGTCAATcaagggctgcatcaaacttgcagaaactgcTCTCGGCCCATCTACGTCGTGGAAGATCCCCAAAGCGTTAAACCCACTACAGAAAAGAACGGGCAATATGCTCTCTGGGATCGATCGGGTGAGTTCGAAGCTTGCCGACTACATTAAGATGGCTGAAaacactctgcaaaacaaaaagcAGAAAGCGAGAGGAGGATTCTGCcggggagctggtgagacaaacccccggcttgtttggacgggaccgtctatctccaggatacctcagagcccttcaccgaaacctgctcgcactcggactccgaaaccagtcgagtccaaattcgatcaggactttgatcgcttcatgaacggtctcgagaactttgaaccgtTTGATGATCTCGAAGAATGGTCAGACAACATCGAGCTGTTCATGGATGCTATGGCCAGCCCACCCAAACACGCcgacgctctttgggaactggccaagcttaaaaagggaaaagcaaaggctccagaacaatccagcgactcaatctatgacaaaccctggattaaggagcctaAGGGGCaaactcctactcaatcatggctacactggatgaacgagaacgccctccgtgtagagatgggcataccacttctcgctcacccaaagcatatatactcaaaaatcggtgggctaacTGACTCCGAATTCGAGTACTCTTCCGATCCGGAGGAACAGctggacgacctaatccagtacagtaAACAAGTtgagtccaactcggctaagaacctcaagtccgatcaggactccctccctaacttgattatatatgcaacgccgcaaggacggtgcatctcaggaaggcacaagatcccatCGCCTCTGGCTCACagctagcggatctgccctaccaacagagcactcctctagatccgtcctcaagcaaacaagaccaagaaattcaagacctttgccgtgaaatcctcatggttcgtatcgccgaagaacctaagggtgatcccacggagcgtatcaacctcgacgactacaattctgatgatttcgacgagtacctttctgacaacatggaaactactcctcctacaatcacTGAAGCTCAAGCTGCTAACAAGGAGGATATACCtactcctccccctcctccagtGGTGACCGTCATCGTCCAACTGGACGAgcagcatccagcagaagaCCTCTACGAATGTCatcgccagctcaaccagaagagggcgtttaggcgtcagcgcctcgctaacatcctacaagaacaacaaggcgacaactacgactactccaaccgcgacctccgcagtgtgatcaacgttgggcgcgatgcgcgcaacatcatcatctcaaggagaaaggaacgggaggaagtcgaggcatacagcccttcttccaactaccgcatcccgccaaaggcttccgcatctttcaagaagcacaagccggcaaccatCAGTACCCgccctcagggtaaaccacgcacccagcaTCAAGGTGAATCGTCTCAGAGcggaaacaggatcaacaaagtactgctacgcaagtgctttatccacccaaagagctctcacatgatcttccagtgtgactcactccgcaaggcccttgggccACCTCTCCTAAAGGAGACCCTGCCAATAATCtagtcgacctctgcatcgactagTTCTGCTTCGAATTTAGTCAACCATCATATTGACTAAGTTCTTTCTTCGAATAAAGttttattcagtcatgtaaaccattgctcacgtccaacgagcaaggggtaggtcttaagagtcagagtctgtcattttacagTTATCGTAAtctcgacaaatccaaataaagtggATTCCTcatatatcgactacttggctctcgctcacacaaCCAATACCCCATCTCAAAAGCCTTGCTCATCTttagagcagctatcgagtagttctTGTGGTTCATACTCGAGTGCTTTTtgggcatttacgtcttgggcaacccgacggggttcgtacctaacagttctatcctaaaagacactctagcCCTCCGGAAGGACAACCTACTTGCTATGcccgagtaggtcttggatactctttcggcaccttcatcttgggcaacccgatggggttagtacctaacagacttgccttaagagttactccagtccttggttaaaaggacaccttactcgccatgctcgagtaagtcttggatatcccttcgacatttatgtcttgggcaacccgacggaattcatacctaatagttctgtcttacggattactccagtccttggttaaaaggacaccttactcgccatgctcgagtaagttttggatatcccttcgacatttacgtcttgggcaacccgacggggtttgtacctaacagttctgtattacggattactccagtccttggttaaaatgacaccttactcgccctgctcgagtaagttttggatatcccttcgacatttacgtcttgggcaacccgacggggttcgtacctaacagttctgtcttacggattactccagtccttggttaaaaggacaccttactcgccttgctcgagtaagttttggatatcccttcgacatttacgtcttgggcaacccgacggggttcgtacctaacaattctgtcttacggattacttcagtccttggttaaaggacaccctactcgctggctcatgtaggtcttggatactctttcggcaccttcatcttggacaactcgacggggttagtacttaacagacttgccttagagttactccagtcctcaagaaggacaccttactcgctctgctcgagtaagcttgggatgtttctagaatattcacgtcttggttaactcgacggagttcaatcctaacagtcctattctagaaatccatacagtccattaataggacatactactcgatacgatcgtGTAGTTTGGGATATTCTCGCAAACAattgcatactatctgggtaaccaaacaaggtctatcctaactggtcaactactAAAATCCCTCATGGAGAACagataagttcttgatactctaaaataagttgacacaagttttccgcttgcttagtttactatgggaTTCTTCGATACAAAATCTTtctgcctcgagtacttgacgggtactactcaCTTGCTCGAGATACAAAGAGAATTCCTGTTCTCccttagtactctgagtagttgtcgagagctgtctgtcttcttatctatcaagaaacttctTATACCTCCTAAATACTCGATAAGAATTTTTTTTCCcatttggacaacaaagtcTGCATTAGCTGCGTGctaattgaaaattttcctcCAAAAAAGGAAATCTACTCTAAGCTACGGCTTTTTTCACCTTCTaggtgctattcccacttggttaatcccgagggattcaatcctaactggTTAGCACCACGGATTCAGTCCAGAATCATAAAAACTCGACCCTAATCGAGAATGCCTTGCCTATAAGGCACCTACGGATACAATTCGTTGTATCTGCTTttatgactgagtgggcccgatgctgcctacactcaggacccacgagtacaaccactcgacacaacaaaggattccacaatcctaccACCAAATACTTAACGTTACACAAATATCCAACATTTGTCCAAAGTACTTCTGGCTCACACGCCAACTCAATTACAAgaaaagcttaaggagactctgccctgctcaaggtttcaacaatctgatcagccaccctGGAAGTTTCCGCCAAATACTGACGGATCTTATCCTCCGTAAAGTCAGCTTTGGCTCCTTGCCCAAGAGCGTCCAGACGAGTGGTTGCCTGATAAGACTTCACTAGCCCAAGCACGTGACCTACGTACTGACAGGTGATGTGGGAGACAAACCTCTTGAAGGCTCCAGGCACCCTGCGAAGCCTCAAAGCCAGCGTTAGCGACTCATCTCCATCCTTTTgtgggatatccatggcctccgTCACCTCCAGGGCAGCATCTCTGACTTCTTTCAGCTCCACGAGCTCctgctgcatcgagtctcgagactctgataaagtcttgagttgttgcagcATTGATGCTGTCTCTCGGTTAGAGTCCTCCTTAATCTTCTTAATCTTCTCTATCtcatctgcgtttcggtacataagaatctttaaatccagtaccaagctttcctgaatctctaaagatttggcacaagctgtgtactcgattaaaaagaaaatcttaAAACACCAAGCAGATTTACTAGTCGATTGCATATCAAATgttaaagactaacctttcttagattggGAAAGTTCCCTCAGCTTTccctcaagagcagtcttctcagacgAGAGCGTTTTAACCATCTCcttgagagcatttagctctgtcTCATCTTGGGACTGGCCACCCTTCTGTCTCAATGCTTcctacaaaaacaaaaaaaagatcagtatactactcgatctactacaaaaagtactcgaggtattcgactacttacttccAGCAGCTTGAAAGCACGCTCCACCTTTTCTCGCGGCAAGTCACTTTCCCGATGTGACTTGGGAAGTACTTGCCACAACAACAGCCTTTttgggcacttcttcaattcttcctacagtattccctgTGATTTGAgaatctaaaggaagaacatgctacttaatcacACTAAGAGTAAATAAAAGGATACATTTCCTACAAGGCACTACAaacttacctgcaggggtctccgcaggctgtttatcattgcctccctcaggaagcttctcgccttctccttctcctggaaGCCTGCCGCTTCCGCCATCCTCTGGGATTTCCTCATTGGCCCTCTCCAAGTTCGGCAATGGAGAATTCAGAAGCATAGCGTTGGCCATCACCTCCGCATcgcgagcactcatctcaggagtactcgggggcttctccagccccggctgagaagccgagtgGCTCTCAGCCCCCACGTCCTCTCCCAGGACTGCATTtctgcaaagacaaagtagttacaaactactagattcaaaacaaatcctacacatacaagttctaaagaacttacgcaggagctcttattagggcaaaccccttaatgccaaatttgcgggcaggctttgt containing:
- the LOC120666860 gene encoding calmodulin-like protein 5, with amino-acid sequence MDALSPEQISEFREAFAFFDKDGDGCITLEELATVMGSLQGQRPGAEELRAMIRDADADGNGTIDFAEFLGLMARKTTGAGAAGGDGADEELREAFKVFDKDQNGYISATELRHVMINLGEKLTDEEVEQMIREADLDGDGQVDYDEFVRMMMLSDGHHQ